From the Brassica napus cultivar Da-Ae chromosome A8, Da-Ae, whole genome shotgun sequence genome, one window contains:
- the LOC106415828 gene encoding coiled-coil domain-containing protein 115-like, with protein sequence MAGAEEIEICEGGEESIEAEAKTERGDEKVLLQFLDSLDGYLTLMDSLNSKLREGWFDLASARHSMGTLRINTTLLDLKDHSASSTLQVTDQEVESLGSVHCFALSKWASKGGSGKGKDFSTVADSEMGSPRSPQLRHRGVSGEKPSDKGETTVLAADEEIKKERAKSLSVFGGLVSPKLRGAQLSFETALETLVEIANTRSSMLTAFERISKK encoded by the exons ATGGCGGGAGCTGAAGAGATTGAGATTTGCGAAGGAGGAGAGGAATCCATTGAAGCAGAAGCTAAAACTGAGCGAGGAGATGAGAAGGTGTTGTTGCAGTTCTTGGATTCGTTGGATGGGTATCTAACGCTTATGGATTCTCTCAACTCAAAGCTTCGAGAG GGATGGTTTGATCTAGCTAGTGCTCGACACTCTATGGGAACTTTACGTATCAACACCACTCTCTTGGACCTCAAGGATCATTCCGCTTCTTCCACATTGCAAGTCACAGACCAAGAGG TTGAATCTTTGGGATCGGTACATTGTTTTGCTTTGTCCAAGTGGGCTTCTAAGGGAGGTAGTGGGAAAGGCAAAGACTTCTCTACTGTTGCAGACTCGGAGATGGGCTCTCCTCGTAGCCCACAGCTACGGCATCGAGGCGTTTCtg GAGAGAAGCCATCAGACAAGGGTGAGACCACCGTGTTAGCAGCTGATGAAGAG ATTAAGAAAGAACGAGCTAAGTCTCTGTCGGTATTCGGAGGTCTAGTCTCGCCTAAGCTGCGTGGTGCTCAACTATCATTTGAGACTG CTCTTGAAACTCTTGTGGAAATAGCCAACACACGATCATCCATGCTAACTGCCTTTGAGCGGATCTCAAAGAAGTAA